The Humulus lupulus chromosome 4, drHumLupu1.1, whole genome shotgun sequence genome has a window encoding:
- the LOC133830404 gene encoding hydroxyproline O-galactosyltransferase GALT6 — protein sequence MRRGKSEKLDTVLSLSRHRTIQILIGVGFLYLFIVSVEIPIVFKTGFSVVSQDPLIRTNNRLNSEVNLDQTEAPTRPVERVSIRNSFQPSSSRVPTKRRILSNLVFDRKAFEAGSKDRASELYESAKVAWEVGKQYWEELESGKLGIVSDKDVNRSESCPHSVSLSRSEFSAKKQVMVIPCGLTLGSHITLVGKPRAAHEEEEPKISLLKDGFDSVMVSQFKMELQGLNAVEGEDPPRVLHFNPRLRGDWSGRPVIEQNTCYRMQWGTALRCEGWKSKADEETVDGQVKCEKWIRNDDSHSEENKATWWLSRLIGRTKKVSVDWPFPFAEEKLFVLTLSAGLEGYHINVDGRHVTSFPYRPGFTLEDATGLSVSGDIDIHSVFAAALPLSHPSFAPQQHLEMASKWCAPPLPEGEVELFIGILSAGNHFAERMAIRKSWMQHRLIKSSNVVARFFVALHARKEVNAELKKEAEFFGDIVIVPYMDNYDLVVLKTVAICEYGVRSVSAKYIMKCDDDTFVRVDAVINEAKKVPQGRSLYIGNINYYHKPLRYGKWSVTFEEWPEEVYPPYANGPGYTMSSDIAHYIVSEFGRHKLRLFKMEDVSMGMWVEKFNISRPVEYVHSFKFCQFGCIEDYFTAHYQSPRQMMCMWDKLQRQVRPQCCNMR from the exons ATGAGGAGAGGCAAATCGGAAAAACTTGATACGGTCCTGTCTCTAAGCAGGCATAGAACGATTCAGATACTGATTGGTGTCGGTTTTTTATATTTGTTCATAGTGAGCGTGGAAATCCCTATTGTTTTCAAAACTGGGTTCAGTGTTGTGTCTCAGGACCCCTTGATTCGAACGAATAATAGGCTCAACAGTGAGGTGAATTTGGACCAAACAGAAGCACCGACTCGTCCTGTTGAACGCGTTTCCATAAGAAATTCGTTTCAGCCCAGTTCGAGTCGAGTCCCCACCAAGCGTAGGATTCTGTCGAACTTAGTGTTCGATCGGAAAGCGTTTGAGGCCGGGAGCAAAGACAGGGCTTCGGAGCTTTACGAGTCGGCGAAGGTTGCCTGGGAAGTGGGTAAGCAGTATTGGGAGGAACTCGAATCGGGAAAACTCGGGATCGTCTCTGACAAAGACGTGAATCGGTCCGAGTCGTGCCCGCATTCCGTGTCTTTATCCCGGTCGGAGTTTTCGGCTAAGAAGCAAGTCATGGTTATCCCATGTGGACTGACTCTTGGTTCTCACATAACTCTGGTGGGCAAGCCCAGAGCGGCTCATGAGGAAGAAGAGCCAAAGATATCACTGTTGAAAGATGGGTTTGATTCGGTTATGGTGTCTCAGTTCAAGATGGAGTTGCAGGGGTTGAATGCTGTGGAAGGTGAAGACCCGCCAAGGGTTTTGCATTTCAATCCAAGGTTGAGGGGAGACTGGAGTGGTAGGCCTGTTATTGAGCAGAACACTTGTTATAGGATGCAATGGGGCACTGCTCTGAGGTGTGAAGGGTGGAAATCAAAAGCTGATGAAGAAACTG TCGATGGTCAGGTGAAGTGTGAGAAGTGGATACGTAATGATGACAGTCATTCTGAGGAGAACAAGGCAACATGGTGGTTATCCAGGTTGATTGGCCGAACAAAAAAGGTGTCTGTGGACTGGCCATTCCCATTTGCAGAGGAGAAGCTATTTGTTTTAACTCTTAGCGCTGGTTTGGAGGGTTATCATATTAATGTTGATGGAAGGCATGTTACCTCCTTTCCTTACCGCCCG GGGTTTACTCTTGAGGATGCCACTGGACTGTCCGTGAGTGGGGACATTGATATTCATTCTGTATTTGCTGCTGCTTTGCCCTTATCGCATCCTAGTTTTGCTCCACAGCAGCATCTTGAGATGGCAAGTAAATGGTGTGCCCCACCTCTTCCTGAGGGTGAGGTTGAACTCTTCATCGGCATCCTTTCTGCGGGTAACCATTTTGCCGAGCGAATGGCAATAAGGAAATCTTGGATGCAGCATAGGCTTATCAAATCTTCAAATGTGGTAGCTCGTTTTTTTGTAGCACTG CATGCCAGAAAGGAAGTGAATGCCGAGTTAAAGAAAGAAGCAGAATTTTTTGGTGATATTGTTATTGTGCCTTACATGGATAACTATGACCTTGTTGTGTTGAAAACTGTGGCCATCTGTGAATATGGG GTTCGATCAGTGTCTGCTAAGTACATTATGAAGTGTGATGATGATACGTTTGTCAGAGTTGATGCTGTTATCAATGAAGCAAAAAAAGTACCTCAAGGCAGGAGTTTGTATATTGGAAACATAAATTATTATCATAAGCCTCTGCGTTACGGCAAGTGGTCTGTGACATTTGAG GAGTGGCCCGAAGAAGTTTATCCACCTTATGCAAATGGACCTGGTTATACTATGTCGTCCGACATTGCACACTATATTGTGTCCGAGTTTGGAAGACATAAATTAAGG TTGTTCAAGATggaagatgtaagtatgggaatGTGGGTTGAAAAATTCAACATTTCAAGACCAGTAGAATATGTTCACAGCTTTAAGTTCTGTCAATTTGGATGCATAGAAGATTATTTCACAGCACATTACCAATCACCAAGGCAGATGATGTGCATGTGGGACAAATTGCAGAGACAAGTAAGGCCTCAATGCTGCAACATGAGATGA